The following is a genomic window from bacterium.
GGGTCCCAGGGCGCACGCGCCGAGGCAGTGCACCTCCTCCAGGGAGAAGGCGCCGTCCTCGGTGACCTCGCCGGGCCCGATGCCCAGCTCGCGCTTCAAGTCGTCCAGCACGAACATGGAGCCGCGGACCATGCAGGCCGTGCCGACGCAGCACCGGATGTGGTTGCGCCCCTTGGGCTCCAGGGAGATGGCCGAGTAGAAAGTGGCCAGGCTGAAGATGACGCTGATGGGAACCGCGGTCTCGCGGGCGATG
Proteins encoded in this region:
- a CDS encoding NAD(P)H-dependent oxidoreductase subunit E; the protein is MLKEKIKLDLELARPLVENYNRGELTLIALLLGVQDIYYYLPREAVEFIARETAVPISVIFSLATFYSAISLEPKGRNHIRCCVGTACMVRGSMFVLDDLKRELGIGPGEVTEDGAFSLEEVHCLGACALGPVITKRDKFYGHVTKSKVREVIGALRRADSENV